A genomic window from Lutra lutra chromosome 17, mLutLut1.2, whole genome shotgun sequence includes:
- the PGLYRP1 gene encoding peptidoglycan recognition protein 1 — translation MSAPCVLLTWALLALFGLGLGVPGEDLPCSCCPIVPRREWKAPVSKCVDKLKLPARYVVVSHTAGSPCDSPALCLNQVQNVHNYHAGMLNWCDVGYNFLIGEDGLVYEGRGWDTKGDHTGKIWNPISIGISFMGNYMERSPPPRALRAAQSLLACGVAQGKLSPSYEVKGHRDVQRTLSPGDQLYEIIRTWPHYHE, via the exons ATGTCCGCCCCCTGTGTGCTGCTCACCTGGGCCCTCCTGGCTCTCTTTGGCCTCGGGCTCGGGGTGCCTGGAGAAGACCTCCCATGCTCCTGCTGCCCCATAGTGCCCCGGAGAGAGTGGAAGGCCCCGGTATCCAAGTGCGTGGATAAGTTGAAACTGCCCGCACGCTATGTGGTGGTGTCGCACACAGCCGGCAGCCCCTGCGACAGCCCGGCCTTGTGCCTGAACCAGGTCCAGAACGTGCACAACTACCACGCGGGGATGCTGAACTGGTGTGACGTGGGCTACAA CTTCCTGATTGGAGAAGATGGACTCGTGTATGAAGGCCGGGGCTGGGACACCAAGGGCGACCACACAGGCAAGATCTGGAACCCTATCTCCATTGGCATCTCCTTCATGGGTAACTATATGG AGCGGTCACCTCCACCCCGGGCCCTCAGGGCGGCCCAGAGTCTGCTGGCTTGTGGTGTGGCTCAGGGGAAGCTGAGCCCCAGCTATGAGGTCAAAGGACACCGGGATGTGCAGCGGACACTCTCTCCAGGTGACCAACTCTATGAGATCATCCGGACTTGGCCACACTACCACGAGTGA